The genomic stretch CTTCCTGAAGGATTCACTCACCCAGGTTCACCAAATGGTGAATTCACTAAAGAAACTGATATCATGGACGTATGGTTCGATTCAGGTTCTTCATGGAATGGTGTGATGAACGCTCGTGAAGGTTTGGAATATCCAGCTGATCTTTACCTTGAAGGTTCTGACCAATACCGTGGTTGGTTCAACTCATCATTGATTACTTCAGTTGCCGTTAACGGACATGCACCTTACAAAGCTGTGCTTTCACAAGGTTTTGTTCTTGATGGTAAAGGTGAAAAAATGTCTAAATCTAAAGGTAACATCATTTCACCAAACGACGTTGCAAAACAATACGGTGCTGAAATCCTTCGTTTGTGGGTTGCTTCAGTAGATACTGACGCTGACGTACGTGTTTCTATGGAAATCCTTGGTCAAGTTTCAGAAACTTACCGTAAAATCCGTAACACACTTCGTTTCTTGATTGCTAATACAACTGATTTCAATCCAAATAAAGATGCTGTAGCTTACGAAGACTTGCGTTCAGTTGATAAATACATGACTGTTAAATTCAACCAATTGGTAGCAACAATCCGTAAAGCTTATGAAGACTATGACTTCATGACAATTTACAAAGCTGTTGTTAACTTCATCACAGTTGATTTGTCAGCATTCTACCTTGATTTTGCCAAAGACGTTGTTTACATCGAAGCAGCAGACAATATTGCTCGCCGTCAAATGCAAACAGTCTTCTACGATATCTTGGTTAAAATCACTAAATTATTGACTCCAATTCTTCCACACACAGCTGAAGAAATTTGGTCATACCTTGAATTCGAACCAGAAGAATTCGTTCAATTATCAGAATTACCAGATGCTGAAGTCTTCGAAGGTCAAGAAAACATTCTTGAAGAATGGGATGCCTTCATGACACTTCGTAACCAAGCTCAAAAAGCTTTGGAAGAAGCTCGTAACGCTAAAGTTATTGGTAAATCATTAGAAGCTCACTTGACAATTTACGCTGGTGAAGAAGTGAAAACTCTTCTTGCAGCCCTTGATAGCGACATTGCTCAATTGTTGATCGTATCACAATTGACTGTTACTGACGAAGCTGCTCCAGCAGATGCAGTTGCCTTTGATGGTGTTGCCTTTACAGTAGCACATGCTGAAGGTGAAGTTTGTGATCGTTGCCGTCGCGTAGACCCAACAGCTAAAGAACGTTCATACGGTGTTACAATTTGTGACCACTGTGCTGAAATCGTTGAAGCTAACTTCCCAGAAGCAGTTGCAGAAGGCTTTGAAGTTAAAGCAAAATAATGCGATAACCTATAATAACTAAAAACGAACTCATTTGAGTTCGTTTTTTTTGTATGTAAACTAAAAAAATCAGGTTTTAAAAACCTGATTAGTGAACTGTTGGGAAGGAAATTTCAATTAGATTTGCTGTATGCAAGGTTTTCAACTGATCTAATTGAACGGTAGATTTGTCAATTTTGCGTTTGAGGAAAAATTCCCGAATGGCTTCGATTTCACTTTCTTTGATAGCACGATACTTGTTTGAAATCAACAGTTCGTAATGACTTGGTGCTTTAGTGAAAACAACATCGGTATTTCCTGCAGAGTAAGTCTCAACGAGTTTAGCGTCCGTGTTTCGAAGCTGGTTACGAACTAGCTCGGAATGACTACTTGTTGTGTTGATTAACCTCATAAATTTCCTCCTATGAACTTTCTACCATTATTATAACACTATTTTAGGTGAAAAACTTAGATTATGAGATTTTAATGATGATTTTTTTTCCAAGCATCAACACCCCATTTATGGCTGCCACGTTTTAATTTTACAATAGCTTCATCGACTGGGAACCAAGCAAGGTGATTAAAATCTTCAAGTGGTGCCCCAATTTTTTCATAATGTGTGACTTCATAGAGGTAAGCTGGGTTATAAAAATAAGTATCACGATGACGTGAGTAGAAGTACTCGTCAGCTTGTCCGTAATAATAACCAATTTCAGCTGAAAATCCGAGTTCTTCAATAAGTTCGCGTTTTAAAGCTGAAAAATGATCTTCGCCCGCTTCGATTTCTCCGCCTGGAAGGAACCAAGAGCCGTTAGGGGCTTGAACTAAAATAATTTGGTCTTTAGTCGCATTTGGAATGATGGCATACACTCCGTAGCGAGCTTTGTAATCAACGTTATCAAGTTTTTCACCAAAAGTTGGGTTTGACATAATATTCTCCTATAAAACAAGTGTCCGAATGAGTGGAGATGGAATGATTAATCTCTAAAGTAGATTTGTAAGAGTGGCTATTGTTGTTATTATACTAAAAAAAGTTGTCTTTTGCTAGAAAATTGTCGGAATATTTTGATTTCTGGATTGTTAAAAAAGCCTAGAAAGCTAAAAACTTCCTAGACTTTGCTTTTATTATTCTGCTGAAACAGTTTCTTCTTTTTCAACTTTTTTAGCTGATTTGATGATGATTTTACCATTGCTTGTCATCACAGCTTTTAAATCTTTTTCAGTTGGGTGTTCAAGGTAGAAGTCTGTAATAGCATCTTCAATGTGATCTTGGATAGTTCGACGAAGTGGACGAGCGCCCATCTTAGGATCATATCCAAGGTCAACTAGTTTTTCTTTAACTTTGTCTGTTACTTCAAGGTGAATATCGTTAGTTGCCAAACGGTTGTTAACATCGTCAAGCATGAGGTTAACGATATGAAGGAGATTATCTTTGCTTAGTGCTTTGAATTCGATAATGCCGTCAAAACGGTTCATGAATTCAGGGCTGAAGAAGTCTCCAAGTTGACCAAGAACAGAATTTGTACGTCCTTCACGAGCAGCACCGAAACCAACAGAAGCTTCAGATTTGCCAGTACCAGCGTTAGATGTCATGATGATAATTGTATCTTTAAAGCTTACAGTGCGTCCTTGACCGTCAGTTAAACGCCCATCGTCAAGAACTTGCAAGAACATGTGCATGACATCAGGGTGTGCTTTTTCAACTTCATCAAGCAAGATGAGTGAGTATGGATTTCGACGAACTTTTTCAGTCAACTGACCAGCTTCTTCGTAACCAACATATCCTGGAGGGGCTCCGACGAGTTTAGCGACGGCGTGTTTTTCCATGTATTCAGACATGTCAAAGCGAATCATGCTATCAGCTGAACCGAAGAGTTCAATAGCGAGTTGTTTTGAAAGTTCAGTTTTACCAACACCAGTAGGACCGACAAAGAGGAATGAACCAATTGGACGGTTTGGTGTACCAAGACCAACACGGTTACGACGGATAGCTTTGGCAATCTTATCAACGGCTTCATCTTGACCAATAACGTGTTCTTTCAAGTCATCAGCAAGGTGAATTAATTGTGATTGTTCTTTTTCTTTTAAGTCACCAACAGGGATGTTTGTTTTTTCTTCAACGATTGCTTCGATAGTTTTCTCAGTAATCACTGGAATATCATCTTCGTTGATGGTTTGTTTTTGCATTTCCTTGTATTTAGCGATTTGATCACGGAAATATGCTGCGCGTTCATAATCTTCTTCACGAGTAGCTTGAGTTTTTAGGTTTTCTGCTTGAACTAAACGTTTGTCAATTTCTTTTGGATCAACAAAGTTGAGTGTCAAGTTCATCTTAGAACCCGCTTCATCGAGAAGGTCAATAGCTTTATCTGGAAGGAAACGGTCTTGAATGTAGCGATTTGAAAGGGTAGCAGCAGCTTCGATAGCATCATCACTGTATTTGACATGGTGATAATCTTCGTATTTCTTTTGAATACCACGAAGAATAGTGATAGTTTCTTCGACGCTTGGTTCGTCAACTTTTACAGGTTGCATACGACGTTCAAGCGCAGCATCTTTTTCGATGATACGGTATTCATTGAGAGTAGTTGCACCAACCAATTGTAGCTCGCCACGAGCAAGAGCGGGTTTCAAGATGTTACCAGCATCCATGTTACCGTCACCAGCATTACCAGCGCCGACAATTTCGTGGATTTCATCGATGAAGAGGATAACATCTTTACGTTCACGGATTTCTTCCATGAGTTTTTGCATACGTTCTTCAAATTGACCACGAATACCAGTTCCTTGAACAAGGCTTACCACGTCTAGGCGGATAACTTGTTTATTTTGGAGTTTTTGTGGAACGTTACCGTCTACAATTTTTTGGGCTAATCCTTCAACAACGGCAGTTTTACCAACACCAGGTTCTCCGATAAGAACAGGATTGTTTTTTGTACGGCGGTTAAGAATTTCGATAACACGAACAATTTCAGCATCACGTCCGATGACAGGGTCGATATCACCACGACGTGCGATATCAGTAACATTGATACCAAATTCTTCTAGCAAGCCCTTAGGTTCTTGCTGTGCTGGTCCGTTTGGGCGGAAATTGTTGTTGCCATTGCCACCGCGTCCGTTATTATTGCCTCCACCAGATTGAGTTGGAGGAGTATTTTGGAATCCTTGGCTTCCAAATGCTGGGAAGCCGCTGAGATTACTAAAGAAATCGTCGAAAGGATTCGATGATTGGTTTGTTTGGTTAGAAGATGATTGAGGATTACCTCCTAATCCTCCTAAAATAGCGTTATTTGGGTCAGTTTTCATAATTTGATAGCAATTTTGACACAAATCAATTTGCTTTTGCTGACCATTGACATTTGTATACAGGTGAATAGTAGATTCATTTAAATGACAATTTTGACAGAGCATATAAAATACCCTCCTTTCGTAATGTCTGACTAAAACAATAAAGGTCAAAGATAGTCAGATTTCATACTTACATTATAGCACTAGCCACTAGGAAATCAAGTAAAAAGCATTAAAAATTAGCACTCTTATAAAAAGAGTGCTAATTTTTTTCAGGGTCAATTTGACTAGCAGCCATAGACCCCATAATAGCTCCAAAGATAAAACCAGAAAAAATGAGGATGCTTAAGAAGAGAGGATTGAACAAAATTTCAAAAGGATTTTCACCTTCTTGCCATTTGATAAACATGTTAAAAACAAGCATAAAAATGGCAAAAACAACTCCACTAAGCCAGCCTTTTTTCTTAGCTTTTTGACGCTCTTTCTCAAGCTTATCTCTAGGGATTTCAAGAGGTCCCTGTAAGTCTCTATTGGTCAGCATTGTCATCATAACCATTGGCATGACAAAAATAATGACAAAAGCGTTGCAGTAGAGAAAAATTTCAGCAGATACTTTCCAGACAGTGCTCAAGAGAAAGGTAAGAGCTGTTGAAATAAATTCAAAAAGGAAGAGCAAGATAAATAATTTATTTCCAATACGGTTAACTTCTTGTTCACGGTATTCGTCCAATGCTCCATTAATACCATAAAATCGTTTGATGAATCGTGGCCATAGCGGCCCTTTACTTTTTTTCATGACTAAATCTCCTAAATCCCAATTCCTTTTTAAAGATGGCGAGTCTCCCAAAATAGTGTATTTAGATCAGTTCCTAATGCCTCGGCTAACTTGATGCAAAGGTCAAGTGAAGGATTGTACTTGTTATTTTCAATTAAATTAACGGTTTGCCTTGCGATTCCTATTTGCTTAGCAAGGGCTAGCTGAGAAATACCTAAATTAGTTCGAAATTCTTTAACTCGGTTCATTATTCCATCCTAATCTTTCTTGTACCAAGTATAGTACAATATATGTGACATGTCAATTATAAATGACATGTTTTTCTGAATTAAAATTTATTTTTATTCAAAATAGACTTGACAAGATGTATAATTATGCTAAAATTAGGTATATTATTCAAGAAGAAAAGGATGGATTGGCCTATGGTTTTTAATAATTCGTTTTTGAAAGAGATTGATTTTACTAAGGAAGAGCTAACTAATCTCATTGATTTGGGATTGAAATTTAAAGAGTTGAAAAAGAAGAAAATTGCTCATAAATATTTAGAAGGCTTAAATATTGCTCTTATTTTCGAGAAGACAAGTACCAGAACACGTTCTGCTTTTACAGTAGCTGGACAAGATTTAGGGATGAATGTGACTTATCTTGGAAGTAGTGAAATTCAACTTGGCAAAAAAGAATCCGTAATTGATACGGCAAAAGTTCTAGGTTCAATGTTTGACGGGATTGAATATCGTGGCTTCAAGCAATCTGATGTTGAAGCTTTAGCGGAATTCTCTGGTGTGCCTGTCTGGAATGGTTTGACAGATACTTGGCATCCAACGCAAATGATTGCTGACTTTATGACATTAAAAGAAGTTTTCGGAAAACTAGAAGGTTTGACAATCGCTTATGTTGGCGATGGTCGTAACAACATGGCAAATTCTTTGCTAGTTACCTCAGCCATTCTTGGCGTGAATGTAAAAATCATTGCGCCATCCAGCTTGCAGCCAGAAAAAGAAATCATCGAGATTGCACAAGCACACAATAATGGAGCTGAGTTGACTATTACTGATGACCTTGATGCTGTTTGTGGCGTTGATATGCTTTACACAGACGTTTGGGTGTCAATGGGCGAAAAAGTTGATTTTAAAGAACGTATCGACCTTTTGTTACCTTATCAAATTAATGCTGATTTGGTTGAAAAGACAGGAAATCCAGATGTGATTGTCATGCATTGCTTGCCTGCTTTCCATGATTTAAACACAGAAATCGGTCAAGATATCTACGATAAATATGGTTTAGCAGAACTTGAAATTACAGATGAAGTCTTCCAAAAATACAGCTCAGTCATTTTCCAAGAAGCTGAGAACCGTATGCATTCCATCAAAGCGATTATGTATAATTCTCTAAAAGAGATTTAAAACGTTCTTTTTTGACGAGAATTTATGATAAATGTGAGAAAATACACTCTCTTGTTGTTTGTTTAGTAGAAATTATGTTAAAATAGTATGGACAATAAACGAAGAGGAGAATAGTCATGGAATCACATTTGGTGAGAATTATCAATCGTCTTGAATTAATGACGACTGATGGTAGCAATCTTAAACGTAATTTTGAACGTGATGGTGTCGTTGTGGCAGAAGTGTCTTTCAGCAATGACCCTGAAAATGGTCCAGTTTTCACTTTGCGTGATGTTGAAGCACGTGAGTCTTACTCATTTGACAGCATTGATTTGATCGCAATGGAAATTTACGATCTTCTTTACTAAGATAAAGAAAAAATTCAGACACAGTATAAGGGCAAAGGATTTTTAGTCCTTTCCATCCTATTTTTAAGTGTGGTTTCTGTGCTTTCTTATATTGCTATTTTGAATTGATAAAAGCCTAGGATTTTCTAGGCTTTTTTGTTTTTTATAAATGCCTGATTATTAGGTAAAAATTCTTTTTAATCGTTTTGAATAGAAGTGTCTAAAATCCCTATATATCAGGCTTTTTAAGCCAAACCATCCGTTAGTGTTGATTGGTATTTTTATTCAACATATGTTATAATTAATTGATTATTGCTTATAGGAGACACAAATGGATTTTTCATTTTTACCAAAGTATTGGGCTTATTTTAACTATGGTGTCCTTGTAACCATTATGATTTCAGCTTGTGTTGTCTTTTTTGGGACAATCATTGGTATCTTGGTTGCTTTAGTTAAACGTACAAATATTAAAATTTTAAATTGGATTGCTAGTTTTTATGTTTGGGTCTTTCGTGGAACTCCGATGGTCGTGCAAATCATGATTGCCTTTGCTTGGATGCATTTTAGTAATGCACCTATCGTAGGTTTTGGCGTTTTGGACCTTGACTTTTCACGTTTGTTTCCAGGTATTATTATTATTTCGCTAAATAGCGGAGCTTATATTTCTGAAATTGTTCGTGCTGGTATCGAAGCAGTGCCAAAAGGGCAACTTGAAGCGGCTTATTCATTAGGAATTCGCCCTGTGAATGCAATGCGTTATGTTATTTTGCCACAAGCCCTTAAAAATATTTTACCAGCTCTTGGTAATGAATTTATTACGATTATCAAAGATAGTTCACTTCTTCAAACGATCGGTGTTATGGAATTGTGGAACGGTGCACAATCAGTCGTAACAGCTACATATCTACCAATTACGCCATTGTTGTTTGCTGCATTCTATTACCTCATGGTGACTACAGTCTTGTCATTCTTACTTAAAAAACTTGAAAATCGTATGGGAAATGGAGGTAGCAACTAATGTCAGAGACTCTTATTTCAATTAAAGGCCTTCACAAATACTTCGGAAAAAATGAAGTGCTTAAAGGCATTGATCTTGATATTAAAGCAGGCGAAGTTGTTGTTATCATCGGCCCTTCAGGATCTGGGAAATCAACTTTCCTTCGTACAATGAACTTGCTTGAAACACCTACTAAGGGTGTGATTACCTTTGAAGGTGTCGATATTACTGATAAGAAAAATGACATTTTCAAAATGCGTGAAAAAATGGGAATGGTTTTCCAACAATTTAACCTCTTCCCAAATATGACAGTGCTTGATAATATCACTTTGTCACCAATTAAGACAAAAGGTGTTTCTAAAGAAGAAGCGCAAGCTAAAGCTTATGATTTGCTAGATAAAGTTGGGCTTCGTGATAAAGCTGATGCCTATCCAACAAGCTTATCAGGTGGTCAACAACAACGTATTGCTATTGCGCGTGGTCTTGCCATGGACCCAGATGTTCTTCTTTTTGATGAACCAACATCAGCGCTTGACCCAGAAATGGTTGGTGAAGTTCTTGGTGTTATGCAAGATTTGGCGAAATCTGGTATGACAATGGCAATTGTAACGCATGAAATGGGATTTGCGCGTGAAGTTGCTGACCGTGTCATTTTCATGGACGGTGGCGTGATTGTTGAACAAGGTTCACCAGAAGATGTTTTTGAAAATACTAAAGAAGCACGTACAAAAGATTTCTTGAGTAAGGTTTTGTAAGCTAAAAAATAGCCCCAGTTGAGTTACAAACTCGGCTGAGGTTTTTTGTTGTAAAAAACGAAAGTTAAAGGTGCTTAAAAATGAGTGAAATATTAACTATAAATTAGTGGGTTTTATACATTAAGCACACTTAATTTTTATGTTTTAGTTATTTTTAAGAGTGCTTTAGTCTATGAAAGGGCCGTGAAAACAGCTATATTATAACGATTCTAAAAAAGAGTGGTTTTATTTAGAATGATTCTAATCAATGTATAAATAAAGAAAAAAATTAATTTTTATGGTTTTTTTCTTTCATCTTTATGATATAATGATTCGGACGGAAGGTCAAACATTTTATCAAAAAAATTTGGGGAGGTCAAGAAATTTGATTTTGCAGAATGCGAAAGTTGGTATTCCTTACACTATTGTCAGTATTAATTTACCTGATGAGAGTGTTAGACACTTGTCAGATTTGGGGCTAAAGGTTGGTGCCTCACTTAAAGTGATTTCAAAAACGCCAACTAGTGCGATTGTTATGCTTAAATCAAGCCGTTTGGCTTTTGATCAATCGATTTTAAGTCAAATTGATGTCACAGAAGAAGAAGGTGCTCTTTTATCACTTCCTCTTTCAGAACTAAAAGTTGGTGAGTATGCTTACGTTGACGGTATTTATGCAATGAATGAAGCTAAACGTCGCCTTATGGATATGGGATTGACTCGCCATACAAAAGTTTACTTACGTAAAGTTGCTCCTTTAGGAGACCCAATTGAAATTAGTTTACGCGGTTACGAATTGACACTTCGTAAGTCTGAAGCGCAAATGATTAGTGTCGTTAAAGTAGATAGCGAGGAGGAAAAATGACAGAGATAGCCTTAATCGGTAATCCGAATAGTGGTAAAACAAGTTTATTTAACTTATTGACAGGAACAAGTCAACGTGTTGGTAACTGGCCTGGTGTTACGGTTGAGCGTAAAAGCGGAACAGTCAAAAAACACGCTGATTGGAAAGTCCAAGATTTACCAGGGATTTATTCAATGTCACCTTACACGCCTGAAGAAAAAGTTGCGCGTGATTATTTATTGAGTAATGATGCTGACAGCATTCTTAACGTTGTTGATGCGACAAACTTGGAACGTAACCTTTACTTGACAACTCAATTAATTGAAACAGGTATTCCAGTGACTGTTGCTCTTAATATGAGTGATGCTCTAAAAGCTCAAGGAAAAACAATTAACATTGATAAACTTTCTTATCAATTGGGTGTGCCAGTTATTTCAACAAGTGCGATTAAAAATACTGGTGTTGATAAAGCTATCAAAAAAGCAGCTAATACGACAAAAGCTAGTACTGATCTTATTCAGTACCCAACTTACAGCAATCAGTTTGAAGCTGCTATCAAACAAATTATCGATATTTTAGGAGATGTTGTTCCAGAACGTTCAGCACGTTTTTATGCCATTAAATTATTTGAACGTGACACTTTGGTACAAGAAGAAATTACTTTGTCTGATTTCCAAAAAGGTGAAATTAACCAAGTGATTAAGATTACAGAAGAAATCTTTACAGAGGATTCTGAATCAATCGTTATCAATGAACGTTACGAATTTATCGAACGTGTGGCTAAAATGGCTCAAAACCAAGATAGCAATTTCAAAATGACAGTCTCAGATAAAATTGACCGAATTGTTACCAATCGTATCTTGGCCTTACCAATTTTTGCTGTTGTAATGTTCTTGGTTTACTACCTATCAATTCAAACTGTTGGTACAATGGGAACTGACTGGGTTAATGATGTTCTCTTTGGTGAATTGGTTCCTGGTTGGGTTCAATCTGGTCTTGATGCTCTTCATGTTTCAGGATGGCTAGAATCACTTATCATTGATGGTATTGTAGCTGGTGTCGGAACTGTCCTTGGTTTCTTGCCACAAATCTTTGTCCTATTTATCTGCTTGGGTATTTTGGAAGATATTGGATACATGAGTCGTATTGCATTTGTTATGGACCGTGTCTTCAGACGTTTTGGTTTGTCAGGTAAATCATTTATTCCAATGTTGATCGCAACAGGTTGTGGTGTACCAGCTGTTATGGCAAGTCGTACCATTGAAAATGAACGTGATCGCCGCATCACTATCATGACAGCAACATTCATGCCATGTTCTGCTAAATTAGCGATTATCGCCTTGATTGCAGGTGCTTTCTTCCCAGATAATCCATTTGTTGCGCCATCAACATACTTCATCGGTGTTATTACAATTATCCTTTCAGGGATTGCGCTTAAGAAAACGAAATTACTTGGTAGTTATGTGAGTCCATTTATCATGGAATTACCAGCTTATCACATGCCAAAAATGATGAGTGTTCTTCGTTATGCTTTTGGAAAAGCTCTCAGTTTTGTTAAACGCGCAGGTACAGTTATCTTTAGTTTGACAGTTATTATTTGGTTCATGTCTACATATAATTTCACTTTCCAAGCGATTGATACTGATCATTCTATCTTGGCTTCACTTGGTAAATTGATTTCTTGGCTCTTTGAACCACTTGGATTTGGTAACTGGAAGGCTACAGTTGCTGCAGCAACAGGTCTTGCTGCTAAAGAAGCTGTTGTCGGTACTTTTGGTATTTTGTATAACGATAGTACAACTCATGGTTTGTACCATGCATTGCAATTGGATTACTCAGCTCTTGCAGGTTACTCGTTCTTGATTTTCAACCTTCTTTGTGCACCATGTTTTGCCGCGATGGGAGCTATCAAACGTGAAATGGGTGACGCTAAGTGGACACTCGGTGCTATCGGATTCCAAACAGGTCTCGCTTACGTTGTTAGTCTGATTATTTATCAACTTGGGCTTGTTGCTTTCTACGGTAAAGGTATTAACTTCTGGACAATCGTAGCTGTTGTTCTATTAATTGCGATTATCTACTTTATCGTGAGAAAACCAGCTCAAGAAAAAGAAGAAGTGATTACATTAGATAATCTAGAAAAAGTTGGAGAATAGTGTTTATGGCGACTATTATTATTGCATTGCTAATTGCATTTGCTGTCTTTATGGGCTTACGAAGTTTCATCAAGGGTAAAGGTTCTTGTGGTGATTGCAATTGTTCGTGTCCTGTAAAAGATAGCCAACATAAAAGTGTGAAAATGAAATAACAGAGGAATGCTTGCTCAGCTGAGCAAGTATTTCTTTTGTTGTGTTTTTATAGAATATTCTGATAATTCATCAAAAAATATTTTATTATGAAGTCGCTTTCTGGTATAATAAAAGAAATATATTTTCAGGAGAATTTCATGGCAAAACTTATAGATGGTAAAGCTTTAGCTGCTAAAATGCAAAATGAATTAGTTGAGAAAGTTGAAAAATTAAAAGCTGAAGCTGGTATTGTACCTGGTCTAGTGGTGATTTTGGTTGGTGATGATCCCGCTAGTCAGGTTTATGTGCGTAATAAAGAGCGTTCTGCTAAGAAAGCTGGATTCTTGAGTGAAACGGTTCGTTTATCAGAATCAACTAGCGAAGAAGAATTGATTCAAGTCATTGAGCAATATAATAACGATGATCGCTTCCACGGGATTTTGGTACAGCTACCACTTCCTGCCCACATTAACGACAAACGTGTGATTTTGGCAATTGATCCTAAAAAAGATGTGGATGGTTTTCACCCTATCAATACAGGACACCTTTGGAATGGACGTCCTGTCATGGTGCCATGTACGCCAGCTGGAATCATGGAATTATTGCGTGCTTACGAAGTTGATTTAGAAGGAAAAACGGCAGTTATTATCGGTCGTTCAAATATTGTCGGAAAGCCAATGGCGCAGCTCTTGCTTGATAAAAATGCAACAGTGACACTAGCGCACTCACGTACTCGGGACTTGGCGCGTGTAACAAAACAAGCTGATGTCTTGATTGTGGCAATCGGTCAAGGACATTTTGTGACTAAGGAATTCGTCAAAGAAGGCGCTGTAGTCATTGATGTTGGTATGAACCGTGATGAAAATGGCAAATTAATCGGGGATGTT from Streptococcus ruminicola encodes the following:
- a CDS encoding NUDIX hydrolase, with protein sequence MSNPTFGEKLDNVDYKARYGVYAIIPNATKDQIILVQAPNGSWFLPGGEIEAGEDHFSALKRELIEELGFSAEIGYYYGQADEYFYSRHRDTYFYNPAYLYEVTHYEKIGAPLEDFNHLAWFPVDEAIVKLKRGSHKWGVDAWKKNHH
- a CDS encoding FeoA family protein, with translation MILQNAKVGIPYTIVSINLPDESVRHLSDLGLKVGASLKVISKTPTSAIVMLKSSRLAFDQSILSQIDVTEEEGALLSLPLSELKVGEYAYVDGIYAMNEAKRRLMDMGLTRHTKVYLRKVAPLGDPIEISLRGYELTLRKSEAQMISVVKVDSEEEK
- a CDS encoding ATP-dependent Clp protease ATP-binding subunit; translated protein: MLCQNCHLNESTIHLYTNVNGQQKQIDLCQNCYQIMKTDPNNAILGGLGGNPQSSSNQTNQSSNPFDDFFSNLSGFPAFGSQGFQNTPPTQSGGGNNNGRGGNGNNNFRPNGPAQQEPKGLLEEFGINVTDIARRGDIDPVIGRDAEIVRVIEILNRRTKNNPVLIGEPGVGKTAVVEGLAQKIVDGNVPQKLQNKQVIRLDVVSLVQGTGIRGQFEERMQKLMEEIRERKDVILFIDEIHEIVGAGNAGDGNMDAGNILKPALARGELQLVGATTLNEYRIIEKDAALERRMQPVKVDEPSVEETITILRGIQKKYEDYHHVKYSDDAIEAAATLSNRYIQDRFLPDKAIDLLDEAGSKMNLTLNFVDPKEIDKRLVQAENLKTQATREEDYERAAYFRDQIAKYKEMQKQTINEDDIPVITEKTIEAIVEEKTNIPVGDLKEKEQSQLIHLADDLKEHVIGQDEAVDKIAKAIRRNRVGLGTPNRPIGSFLFVGPTGVGKTELSKQLAIELFGSADSMIRFDMSEYMEKHAVAKLVGAPPGYVGYEEAGQLTEKVRRNPYSLILLDEVEKAHPDVMHMFLQVLDDGRLTDGQGRTVSFKDTIIIMTSNAGTGKSEASVGFGAAREGRTNSVLGQLGDFFSPEFMNRFDGIIEFKALSKDNLLHIVNLMLDDVNNRLATNDIHLEVTDKVKEKLVDLGYDPKMGARPLRRTIQDHIEDAITDFYLEHPTEKDLKAVMTSNGKIIIKSAKKVEKEETVSAE
- the argF gene encoding ornithine carbamoyltransferase, with protein sequence MVFNNSFLKEIDFTKEELTNLIDLGLKFKELKKKKIAHKYLEGLNIALIFEKTSTRTRSAFTVAGQDLGMNVTYLGSSEIQLGKKESVIDTAKVLGSMFDGIEYRGFKQSDVEALAEFSGVPVWNGLTDTWHPTQMIADFMTLKEVFGKLEGLTIAYVGDGRNNMANSLLVTSAILGVNVKIIAPSSLQPEKEIIEIAQAHNNGAELTITDDLDAVCGVDMLYTDVWVSMGEKVDFKERIDLLLPYQINADLVEKTGNPDVIVMHCLPAFHDLNTEIGQDIYDKYGLAELEITDEVFQKYSSVIFQEAENRMHSIKAIMYNSLKEI
- a CDS encoding DUF1797 family protein, giving the protein MESHLVRIINRLELMTTDGSNLKRNFERDGVVVAEVSFSNDPENGPVFTLRDVEARESYSFDSIDLIAMEIYDLLY
- a CDS encoding helix-turn-helix transcriptional regulator; amino-acid sequence: MNRVKEFRTNLGISQLALAKQIGIARQTVNLIENNKYNPSLDLCIKLAEALGTDLNTLFWETRHL
- a CDS encoding amino acid ABC transporter permease, which encodes MDFSFLPKYWAYFNYGVLVTIMISACVVFFGTIIGILVALVKRTNIKILNWIASFYVWVFRGTPMVVQIMIAFAWMHFSNAPIVGFGVLDLDFSRLFPGIIIISLNSGAYISEIVRAGIEAVPKGQLEAAYSLGIRPVNAMRYVILPQALKNILPALGNEFITIIKDSSLLQTIGVMELWNGAQSVVTATYLPITPLLFAAFYYLMVTTVLSFLLKKLENRMGNGGSN
- a CDS encoding DUF3278 domain-containing protein, whose product is MKKSKGPLWPRFIKRFYGINGALDEYREQEVNRIGNKLFILLFLFEFISTALTFLLSTVWKVSAEIFLYCNAFVIIFVMPMVMMTMLTNRDLQGPLEIPRDKLEKERQKAKKKGWLSGVVFAIFMLVFNMFIKWQEGENPFEILFNPLFLSILIFSGFIFGAIMGSMAASQIDPEKN
- a CDS encoding DUF1827 family protein, with the translated sequence MRLINTTSSHSELVRNQLRNTDAKLVETYSAGNTDVVFTKAPSHYELLISNKYRAIKESEIEAIREFFLKRKIDKSTVQLDQLKTLHTANLIEISFPTVH
- a CDS encoding amino acid ABC transporter ATP-binding protein, coding for MSETLISIKGLHKYFGKNEVLKGIDLDIKAGEVVVIIGPSGSGKSTFLRTMNLLETPTKGVITFEGVDITDKKNDIFKMREKMGMVFQQFNLFPNMTVLDNITLSPIKTKGVSKEEAQAKAYDLLDKVGLRDKADAYPTSLSGGQQQRIAIARGLAMDPDVLLFDEPTSALDPEMVGEVLGVMQDLAKSGMTMAIVTHEMGFAREVADRVIFMDGGVIVEQGSPEDVFENTKEARTKDFLSKVL